The Sulfurospirillum halorespirans DSM 13726 genome has a window encoding:
- a CDS encoding nicotinate phosphoribosyltransferase: MQNSHKLDVIDVTAWTDKYFSNTKAIVEHFGDTEVTYAFFLRRPVLSATRLAMQWIQAQAKKEGMSVTIEVMHEEGEWVGAGEPLFYLSGSFAFLTELETIILQKLGSACVAAYNAYEMCQTLPHVAFLAMDARHCAGTEMAEMMAYGASVGSKVAQCTLKAVGFIGNATDATAHFFGREKGLGTVPHALIGYAGSTLKAAQMFHECFPDENIPILADYFGREITDTLEVCNAFTELAQEGKIAVRLDTHGGRFLEGLDTQKSYHVLERHAPDAVRDYRTEAELHDLIGTGVSAAAIWSMRESLDNAGFPKVRIIASSGFTPQKCRSMAWAKAPIDIIGTGSFLPDKWSETNATADIIAYGGEPRVKVGREFLLKKGR, translated from the coding sequence TCGTCGAGCATTTTGGTGACACGGAAGTCACCTACGCTTTCTTTTTACGCCGTCCCGTTTTATCCGCGACACGTTTAGCCATGCAGTGGATTCAAGCACAAGCGAAAAAGGAAGGCATGAGCGTCACCATCGAAGTGATGCACGAAGAGGGCGAATGGGTTGGAGCGGGTGAGCCTCTGTTTTATCTCAGCGGTTCTTTTGCTTTTCTCACCGAACTCGAAACCATCATTTTGCAAAAGTTAGGCTCTGCCTGTGTCGCCGCTTACAATGCTTACGAGATGTGCCAAACACTTCCTCATGTTGCTTTTTTAGCGATGGACGCACGCCACTGTGCAGGGACGGAAATGGCTGAAATGATGGCATATGGTGCATCGGTTGGCTCAAAAGTAGCACAATGTACCCTAAAAGCAGTAGGATTTATCGGCAACGCGACCGATGCGACGGCTCATTTTTTCGGACGTGAAAAAGGGCTGGGCACGGTTCCTCACGCTCTCATAGGCTACGCTGGCTCAACGCTAAAAGCGGCTCAAATGTTCCATGAATGTTTTCCCGATGAAAACATCCCTATCTTGGCGGACTATTTCGGACGTGAAATCACTGATACCTTAGAAGTCTGTAACGCATTTACTGAATTAGCGCAAGAGGGCAAGATCGCCGTGCGCCTCGATACCCACGGTGGACGCTTTTTAGAGGGACTTGATACGCAAAAAAGTTATCATGTCCTAGAACGCCATGCACCTGATGCCGTGCGTGACTACCGTACCGAAGCAGAACTGCACGACCTGATCGGCACAGGCGTTTCAGCCGCGGCGATATGGAGTATGCGAGAATCTCTGGACAACGCAGGATTTCCAAAAGTGCGCATCATCGCCTCTTCAGGCTTCACACCGCAAAAGTGTCGCTCAATGGCATGGGCAAAAGCGCCCATCGACATCATCGGTACAGGCTCTTTTCTACCCGATAAATGGAGTGAAACCAATGCCACAGCCGACATCATCGCTTACGGTGGTGAGCCGAGGGTTAAAGTTGGACGGGAGTTTTTGTTGAAAAAGGGGCGTTAG